acttttccttgacatgtaaacaattgAAATGTTAGCATcactttttgatgaaatcagtcacCCGCTTGTTAAACTCCTCGGAATACTTTAAGTGAATGTTGTGCTTCCCGTCGATGAACACATGCATTCTGAAAGTAAACAATTGGAACATCTAAATAAACAGGCACAGGGCGACCGACGAACGCAATGAAGCTTACTCGGTATCCGTAAGGGTATTCATCAGATGCGGTACGTGCTGAGGAATAACCATTGGATCCTGTGCCCCGTGAAGAATGAATGTAGGCGCTTGAACCCTATCCAGTATTGCTTGACAAATATCTCCACCGCGCGTCCGATACATTTCCAACATTGCGTCCACCCAGGCGGACCAGAGACTTTGGAAGCCTTCTTTGCCGTAAATCGCCTCCATCGGCTCCCGCATACGAGCGGACCATTTGCTAACGTCACGAATATCTGAAAGAGAAGCAAAAAAAAGAATCACACATCGAAAACTTTCTCCGCAGTACGCAATTTACAGACTTTCGTAGATTTTGGCTTCCGTCGGGCTGATGTACGAATTGGAACCCCAAACCACGAGTTTCTCGATTTGCTCGGGTTTACACCCAGCCATTATTAATCCGGTAATTCCACCGTCACTCCAGCCGACGaccgaaaatttttggaaaccgAGTTGTTCCATTAAACTGCAAGCGGCATCGGCATCGCGCGCGAAAAAATCCAACCCGAACTGCCTCTCCGGTGGACGTGATTTACCGTAACCGGGTGGATCCCACGCTATTATGGTGTAATTCGGCAGCAGGCTCGGGAACTGCTCGATCTGTGGCTTGAAATCCGTCCAGGCTGTGCCCAAAGCACCCGGCATTAAAATTAATCCCTTCTCACCGGAACCGGCTTCGACGTAGTTGATTCGATAGGGACCGATTTCCAGCTGCTTTTCCATGGCACTAGCCGTTGTGATCGTGTTAATTTGACGGATGGACCGGGCCGGACAGCGACCACTATCggtgattcgtctcaaaacgctGCCGAGCAAAATAAATCGCATTTCACAGTAATTGGTTTGTGGATGAGTTTTGTACGGGAGCTATTGCAATGGTTTGTTTATTGTGTACTGTTATGTAACAggcattgaaaaacaaaattgaaaacattATTCCGCTAACAAAATTTAAGAATCCAAGACGTAGCGGATGATTCAGCTGTTTtgtatgatgttttttttttaatttttgggcgTCACATTTTTTTCCCGAGACCAAAACCTTTCTGGTGGCGAAAAAATGGCTGCTTCGAACAGAGATGccatgtaaaaatttcaaatatatttagCCAGAGTTGAAAAAGTCTGTGAACTAAAAACAAGTTTCTATAATGTATTGCACATGGAATCGTCTTCGGGAGCAAAAGGAAATAGGGGGCGGTGCTTTTAAATGTATGTAAATTTTACGTCTGCAGTTTGTCTACGAAATTTgtaaatttattgaataatcTGTCGACCCGGCATCTTTGTCTGTGAGCGAAAAGCTCATGCGTTTGAAAAAACACACCGTTGAATGCACTCTAATGGCGttttaacaaaaatataaatCAAACAATATAAACTCAGTCGTTGAAGACTTGGTAGCGCTATCATTTAGGATTTGGTAGCAGTGACGAGATAAATGTTTTGTTATTAATGGAAAAATCAAGAATCTGTTTTTCAAAGGAGGGCGAAACTAACATTGACAGTTAATGGAaaaaatatcgatgaatgtttcgactttggttccAATTCAGAGCAATTTCTGATATGTCGATGAACTGTTGGAAGTCACTTTTCCTCTTTTCTTCTATATCCACTTAATAAATCCACATACAAAAAGTTTCGCCCTCTTACGATTCGTTTACTTGTATGCTTGCTGTGTGAATAATGAAGTTACGCCCACGCGCATTTTTCATGATATTGGCTGGTTTCCGATTAAGATTCAACTTGAATGAACAAACGAACTCTACTTTCAGGCAAAACATATAAAGAATATCTTAATATTTTCGTATGGTTTTtcgccacaagaatatcgtatgcgaatcataaggccgccttatgaagtcacgaaaattggaatttcaataaaaagacatgaaattcatacgaaattATTAGGAACGTTGTGCAAAATTTctataacttctctcatatactgtggaattcataagttgttcgtatgaaaattATAATTGTGATAGATGAAATGTAAATTGAAGAGTCATAAAAATTATAATATAGGTAtgtttttcatattaatcttttgaaatggagattttggtgatttttgatggCAACCTTATAATTGACATTCCTCAGTGAGTTATGCAATgtaattcaattttcaaaaatatgtttaGTTATCAGTACATTGCTTGAATTGTGGAAAACCCCCTAGAAAATGAAAGAAGCAGACAAAATTTTACTTATAAAACTTGTACAAACTTTATCAGCGGGATCAAGAAATGTGCTGATTTTTTTCGCGTCGGAAAAAATGCTCTGTCCTTTAAGAAATGAGCCGTATTACATTTAAACTGTAAATTTAGTTTATCATTAGATTAGATATTAGataaattgaatcaattttttgCCGGTAATACTTTCATATTGACAATTGTCTCATGTAAACGTCGCAGATTCTTTAATTGTCAGAATTCAAAGACAATTCActtcaaactaaaaaaaaaatgagtaatgTGATTGTATTACAGTACAAACATTCTATGAGTCCTTCCCCGAGCTTAAAATTTTATTACGATAGCTTTTTTGACCAGTGTGCTGCAATGATCTTGAGTGATCTAATATCACATCACTTCGGTTCAAATCAATGTTCGTTTCATTACGCCCCGGGTTGggtgttcaatgcatagggcactggtcttacaaaccagttgtcgtatgttcgagccccggcctggaatgattcgtagtgtcagtagaatcgtagcaccagccatgcaatggttctgtacactctgaatcgactgtgaagtctgttgaaacagaaggtcaaatttcactacaggaatgtattaccaaggctttgcttttttttcattacaaatttatatttgaaaattttttatgtCCATAAcctgaaacaattttttagtaAATTGCTAATAAAACCGATGATTTGCAGGAATGAAATGTTCTTTTGTGAGAAACGAGCTTGAACGAGTAATTAATTTTGAAACAGTGCACAAACCAGTACTTAATTTTCTTAAAAAACATCATATTTCCAAATTTCAGCAACTTTTACAAGTCGTATTGCAATGTTTTACTTCGCAGAGTTGTTTAGCAGTCTACTCGATTAATGTAAGATGACAATGAATGTTAGACAATCACCAAAAAATCCATCATATCCAAAACTTTCTATCCATTCTTATAATTTCGATATTCATTTGAGGGATCTGACAACCATTTACaaatcaaatatatttttatctatatttatCAACATTGCCTATATATTTTTGGTGCTGTATAGTAAAATCCATGAAAATCATTTTAATCGCGTCACAATAGTCGACAGAGGAAGTgagcaaagagaaactctcacttGCATATACGGTCAATTGAAAAATAACCGAGGAAGGACAAAAATTCTACCAAGGCTTGCGAATCTGGAATTCGTCAAAACTACAGCTAGATgtctaaataaaataaaactaccGTGACTTCGGACGTGAGTTTACCAAAACTCTCACCTAACACTTAGATGTTCAgtttgaaataataattaaatttttccGGACGCGTAATTTCATTGCAGTAATTAAACATTGTTTTGACATCGACATCTACCATTTTTCTCGGTGTTTGAAATTTCGGTTAGCAAAGCTTTCTATTTAAccgttaaatttaaaaaataacagaGAGGCTTTGTACGCATCTCCTGTATAAACAGCTGCTTTTTCTAATATGGCTACCCGTTTGCATTATTTGAGATGAGAAATTACTCAAAAGCTCTCTCTTCGGGAATACAGCTAGAAAGAGAAATGCCACTGCGAGACTGCGACGGATTCTCTCTTTCATTCCTCCGCATCGCTCGCTTCATCAGCGTGTCTGGCGAAAAGCATAGAAAATTTCGACtgatcaagctcaagctcattcAAGAAGTGAGCGTGCCACAGAGCAGACGTATTTTGCCAATGCGAAAGCGAGCGGCGTTATTCGCCAGTGAAAATTTCTGTTAAGTTATTGAAAGTTATACTTGTGTAAAATTGCACGAAATAAGTGCAAATAGTGTAGAAAGGTAAGtttgattgattttgatttgcaATAGGTATAAATTTTGTCTCTTAGATGCCTTGAGTAGTTAGGGAGCGCTAGGGCTACGCCACTCGGACAGAAAATTTAGCCGCCATGATGCTTTTTCACCACACTGCGGGAGTTGGCTTCGATTCGAGTGGAAGCGCAAAGTACAGCCGCGCAACAAGAAAAATCGATGTCGAGCTGTGGTGAGGGTGCAAAATGGCGGCTGGTTTCGAATGGAATGCTATGGCGagtcgaattttttttcgattggtcGATTTGCTGAATAGACGAAATGCTGAAGCAAAGTCGTATTCGGAAAAATGGCGCCtaatttatttttcgaaaattagaCAACTGTTGATAAACATGTTTTTCGATCAAGTTTGTTCCAACGCCAGTTTCTAGAATTTTCCACCAATGTTGGCTTTAGAGCTTGCGTAATGATTCAGTAGTTATTGCGCCGTAACATAATTCGATGcatattgaattttttcagattttctaTATATTCAGTGCTAGTAGAAATAGTTAGCTCGGGAAGATGAATTTTTAATAGAATCGTTTGTGGCTTCCAAAAATTTAAATGCATTACACTTCGTAACGGTTTTttaatatcattttttttacagtAATCAATCCACATGCCACAAGATGGCGGACGATGAACAGTTCTCGCTGTGTTGGAATAATTTCAACACAAATTTATCTGCTGGATTCCATGAATCCCTAATACGGGGCGATTTAGTGGACGTCACGTTGGCCGCAGAAGGTCAATTAGTTAAGGCACACAGACTCATCCTATCAGTATGCTCACCCTATTTCCGGAAAATGTTTACCCAGATGCCGGCGAACCAGCACGCATTCAGTAAGTATGAAATATGCATGGATAATTAAGGTCATTTTGATGCTCGGATAAATCGATGCGAAAAACATGCGCATTGGCGGAAAACTTGCAacatcatttttttctttttctttttttttttgtacagttTTCCTAAAGGATGTCAGTCATTCGGCGCTTAAGGATCTCATTCAGTTTATGTACTGTGGGGAGGTGAACGTGAAACAGGATGCCCTGCCAGCGTTTATCAGTACGGCGGAAGCACTGCAAATTAAAGGACTGACTGAAACGGTAGGAACATAACATGTGGTTTAAAATATATGATTctaacttgattttttttttattgttatgcAGGGAGAAAGTGCACCAACGCAACCATCGCCCGCCAAAGAAACCTCCCACATACCCTCGAGTGGGATGACGAGTATTCCGTCTACTGCGTCATCCCCGCGGGTGAAAACACTGCAGCGGAGTCGAATCCATTCGTACAAACTCGATTCGGACGACGGAAGCGATCATGAGAAAGTAGTACAAATCACAGCCACCTCCACTCCTGCCCCCGCTAGTAGTAGCAGTAGTGGTCCCAGTGCCACAATCGTTGCCACCCAGATAGCTGCTCCGCAACAGGTGCAAATCCTACAAGCACAACCAACCCAAAAACGAACGCTCCAACAACGGACTTCGACCATACCGCAAACGACACAGGTTATGAAACGAGCCAAACTGTCTGATCCACTCGATGCTGCCGAGTCCGCACAGGTTCAAGGGGTTCAGATTGTACAGCAAATTCCGCAAGCACAACAGCGAGTGGtctcttcggaaccggaatatGTAGAAATGCCAATCGAAACGATAAACCCTAAAGCTGAACCGGACTATGGCGATGACCCTTCAGAGGTGGAAGCGATCGATGCGGAAAACGAACAAGAACAGGCACTAGCGGAACAGGAAGCGGCTGAGCACGACCAGGAGGCTGACGATTCGGCTCACTATGTGGAAGATGAAACGTACGGTGATATGAGCAAATATGACGAAACTTACTTCACGGAAGGAGACGACGCAAAGGCCGGTGCTTCGGGATATGGCAGTGAATCGTACGCGGAAGGTGGTGCAGCAGCTGATCAAGCGGCACAAGGTAGGTGTACAAACTGTTGCTAGCAAACCGGGAGAATCAGTGGCGATTTCGCGGTGGTTGTTGTCGTACTAGAgcttgagttttttttaaacatattttcaGTTTAGTCACGAAACCTGATCTTTGCTTTCCTTCGTTTATGAGCAATTTTTAGGGCCTATCTCCCTTACACGATTACACTAAAACAAGAATGTCTAGGAAGGAATTGGAGGGGTtctgttattttatttttccaaacagtAAATTTGTGGGTTCATTCAGTATCGAGTGTGAATTTGTGAAAGTAGCAATTTATTTGAAGCATTTTCAATTCTAGTGAAATCAAAAACTAAGACCGTATTGTGAATACAAACATTTTAAGTTTTACGACTGTGTAGTAATTAGTGGTACAAGAAGTGATGAATGAACAAAATGAGATTTCGGAGCGGGATCAACAACACCAGGAGTTTAGCAAGGTACGTtttttaatagaaaaaaaaccccTCAGCAAGGATCAGGTGGATTAGGTTAAGAAACGCGTTTCTAGTTTCAATGTGAATGATTCAAAAATCGATAGGGGCAGGCCATGTACAGACAATCACTGCCAATACTTTTTCTCCCAGCAAACCAGAAAGTTTCGTTGCGCTTACTAGATTAGATTACCATGATGAGTTTGAAAAGCGTACGCCGGGCGCAGCGATTCGATATGGAATGCACCATTTTACTATCCAAAATGTTATTTTTAAATGATCACAATGTCCCTATTATGAAATTAAATTATATGAACATCTGTCATCTCTATATACGAAGTAGTGCAATTTCAAGTGAAACATGTTGGGTTTGAATAAACTCGCACTTGAAGGGCTCTACGGGTGTCAATGTCAAACGGGCGAACGTTTAACTCAGTCCGTATTGTGCGGGATCCCGTTGTCACAGTGGGTGATTTGTACATGAGCATGTACCAATTGCCaaattacattatttttgtAAGCATTAAACAAATATTTCCTTTGTTTAATGTGAGTGTATCGAATAGTGGAATAATACTTCTGAATTCATGGTTGATGGTAAGTATAGTACGCATACAAAGAATAATCAATTTTAGGAGAATGGATGATATAATTCAATGAGGAAAATTATGTTATTTCAAAATTGATAAGATGAAGAATGTCTGGTCCAGGACATTCTggtaaaaataaacaattcgATTCGGATTCTTCGCATCTTTAACTTTAAGCAGGTGGGTATGAATTTTCATTACTCTATTAGTTCATAAGAGTcccttaaaaatgtccttactttGCCGCAAATAAAAGATTGTCCACTTGTTTTCACTCCACCTTGGTCTCGGACATTGGATTACGAAACACCAAATTTGAGTAGAGAGCGTCATTGCGCTGCTAGTCAACTTTGGTGTGAAACTCATTTCCAGGCAAACCGAAACAAAATCAACACGAAGAAATCATCACGTAAGTAAATTCTCGTATTTAGAGGAAAACATCGTAGTAgggttattgtaccaatagtcatctcatcagtagagttgccatgttattttgccgattagtcgactttcaatcaacggatTGAAATAAAACCGgaaacaatatctttgcttaggCTCTAAGAAGTAtcgcaaaaaaaatatagttcgAAAATTATTCAGTACACTGCTGTTAAAGCGACATGAAAACTTGAAACGATTTAACCTATTTTCATGTTACCCTTAAGGTCAATCTATTGAAACGAGACAGTAGATCTTACTCTAAAGGTTTacgtatgagatgactactggagccgttACCCCTGTATGCTAATATTAGATTATGTAGCAGAATTTTTGTTTAATATTCTGTCGCACAAATCTTACAAAGAACACAGTCATGCAAGTAATTCAGCAAATTACTTCTAGTTTCAAAAGATTTGAGTAATTGCAGCAAGAGTGTTtcctttattcattcttttagtGCAATTCATAAATATTTGTATTGCAACCAAAAGCGCATCCAggggggtttaggggttcaaacctccTCCGAAACTTGAAAAAATATATTATGTAATGTAATCTGCTCTTTAaatatttaagtcaattatgAAAAGAATAATTTACAACAAACGACTTTATAACCCCAAAAATTGTTCAAGTAGTATAAATATTTCAATCGTATGGAAAAttatcaacatgttctgaaacgaaTCCCCccccacaatttttttttgggtacGCGCCTGATTGCAACAAATAACTTGTTAGTGTTCGCTTTAACGTTTTAAATGGCACTGAAAAATTACATTGTGCGTAAATACCGTTTGATTTTGAAATCAAGTGCTTACATTTAATCGTAATtattaaatttgttttaataGTAGGGTAAAGGTTATTAGCATATACtacgaagttttctgaaaaaaaaaacattggcccttattctgaataacgacgtattgatttttcgatcgaatcatagctacctttgattttgctagcgttatggggaatacaaatgaaatacgagggaaaaaacgatacgacgttattcagaataagggcgattgttTTGTCATCCTTCAATACGCAGTGTTCGAAAACAACCACAATTGCCTCGAAATTGTATTTACGCGTAGCATGCAAAACCGGCTGCGCATTTAAGGGTAAAAGCCacatttttattgaaattattgatcCCGTTGGCAATACATtgttcgatgaacattagattagGTTTTAAGTGCcaatgacagtttctttttcaAATATGGAATGttgctttatttttcgataatttcttcagtaaaaaatgacagttttaGTTATTCTATACAAATATAAGACAGctggtaataatcgaaagagaattaCGATCTAATACTCATTGAGACTGGCGTTTATCGTTctcattttaattttattaatatAATTTGCTCTCActatagtaaaaaaaattaacataatTACAAGTTCATCCAACAAACTTACTTTTTTTCTGAGGTGAAGTTCTCAAAGGCCCTTATTACTGTTCTCAATTTTACTTCACTTGACTTTATCTTTGAGGTGACTTCCGTAATAGAGATACGTTTACTTGTATTCGGTATAACAGCAGAAACTTGTATTCAATCGAAGAATCTATACATCGTTGTTCAGAAAGAGAACGATAATTGCAATAAACAATGC
This genomic window from Malaya genurostris strain Urasoe2022 chromosome 1, Malgen_1.1, whole genome shotgun sequence contains:
- the LOC131430224 gene encoding modifier of mdg4-like isoform X19, which gives rise to MADDEQFSLCWNNFNTNLSAGFHESLIRGDLVDVTLAAEGQLVKAHRLILSVCSPYFRKMFTQMPANQHAFIFLKDVSHSALKDLIQFMYCGEVNVKQDALPAFISTAEALQIKGLTETGESAPTQPSPAKETSHIPSSGMTSIPSTASSPRVKTLQRSRIHSYKLDSDDGSDHEKVVQITATSTPAPASSSSSGPSATIVATQIAAPQQVQILQAQPTQKRTLQQRTSTIPQTTQVMKRAKLSDPLDAAESAQVQGVQIVQQIPQAQQRVVSSEPEYVEMPIETINPKAEPDYGDDPSEVEAIDAENEQEQALAEQEAAEHDQEADDSAHYVEDETYGDMSKYDETYFTEGDDAKAGASGYGSESYAEGGAAADQAAQGMISSNHRLFIRSQRGAPLLALDSYVYRCERVRKTRSYWLCIRYKSSKCNGRVICHGNDIIKRTSHCHANDQRRISASVLEPTDLANTDLDEWCKQTVVHSKQGLLVKRK
- the LOC131430224 gene encoding modifier of mdg4-like isoform X30, yielding MADDEQFSLCWNNFNTNLSAGFHESLIRGDLVDVTLAAEGQLVKAHRLILSVCSPYFRKMFTQMPANQHAFIFLKDVSHSALKDLIQFMYCGEVNVKQDALPAFISTAEALQIKGLTETGESAPTQPSPAKETSHIPSSGMTSIPSTASSPRVKTLQRSRIHSYKLDSDDGSDHEKVVQITATSTPAPASSSSSGPSATIVATQIAAPQQVQILQAQPTQKRTLQQRTSTIPQTTQVMKRAKLSDPLDAAESAQVQGVQIVQQIPQAQQRVVSSEPEYVEMPIETINPKAEPDYGDDPSEVEAIDAENEQEQALAEQEAAEHDQEADDSAHYVEDETYGDMSKYDETYFTEGDDAKAGASGYGSESYAEGGAAADQAAQEFDPTVEVQFLVIGKSRKLFIGGFSFTRKVLRERYTIWECCQAKPLGCKAGATSYTTGNKVIVRGTHNHPIVTERRKLGQRKILMEERRRERVIRKMKAEVLD
- the LOC131430224 gene encoding modifier of mdg4-like isoform X38 encodes the protein MADDEQFSLCWNNFNTNLSAGFHESLIRGDLVDVTLAAEGQLVKAHRLILSVCSPYFRKMFTQMPANQHAFIFLKDVSHSALKDLIQFMYCGEVNVKQDALPAFISTAEALQIKGLTETGESAPTQPSPAKETSHIPSSGMTSIPSTASSPRVKTLQRSRIHSYKLDSDDGSDHEKVVQITATSTPAPASSSSSGPSATIVATQIAAPQQVQILQAQPTQKRTLQQRTSTIPQTTQVMKRAKLSDPLDAAESAQVQGVQIVQQIPQAQQRVVSSEPEYVEMPIETINPKAEPDYGDDPSEVEAIDAENEQEQALAEQEAAEHDQEADDSAHYVEDETYGDMSKYDETYFTEGDDAKAGASGYGSESYAEGGAAADQAAQAIKDVSFVVTKRGSMQLSINGFLYTKDKTRDHSQFWACNQSKVLNCTARARTSTLQKGRGPELTVRGNHNHEIITERRRAGVRAKLVEQTRKERGLK
- the LOC131430224 gene encoding modifier of mdg4-like isoform X7: MADDEQFSLCWNNFNTNLSAGFHESLIRGDLVDVTLAAEGQLVKAHRLILSVCSPYFRKMFTQMPANQHAFIFLKDVSHSALKDLIQFMYCGEVNVKQDALPAFISTAEALQIKGLTETGESAPTQPSPAKETSHIPSSGMTSIPSTASSPRVKTLQRSRIHSYKLDSDDGSDHEKVVQITATSTPAPASSSSSGPSATIVATQIAAPQQVQILQAQPTQKRTLQQRTSTIPQTTQVMKRAKLSDPLDAAESAQVQGVQIVQQIPQAQQRVVSSEPEYVEMPIETINPKAEPDYGDDPSEVEAIDAENEQEQALAEQEAAEHDQEADDSAHYVEDETYGDMSKYDETYFTEGDDAKAGASGYGSESYAEGGAAADQAAQGTSSQQLTFIKSPWSTPCLVINDYLYNCHSTRGDKMYWRCHNYSRKIKEERCRARCVIVNGRLSALTGSQHNHGPHTEKIAKITRRNNTIDDVLEPTVTKYQTTIASKFCPSNLLSANSSLGDPGSPDIEMIKMDVLPKLEDYGISVEL
- the LOC131430224 gene encoding modifier of mdg4-like isoform X32, with the translated sequence MADDEQFSLCWNNFNTNLSAGFHESLIRGDLVDVTLAAEGQLVKAHRLILSVCSPYFRKMFTQMPANQHAFIFLKDVSHSALKDLIQFMYCGEVNVKQDALPAFISTAEALQIKGLTETGESAPTQPSPAKETSHIPSSGMTSIPSTASSPRVKTLQRSRIHSYKLDSDDGSDHEKVVQITATSTPAPASSSSSGPSATIVATQIAAPQQVQILQAQPTQKRTLQQRTSTIPQTTQVMKRAKLSDPLDAAESAQVQGVQIVQQIPQAQQRVVSSEPEYVEMPIETINPKAEPDYGDDPSEVEAIDAENEQEQALAEQEAAEHDQEADDSAHYVEDETYGDMSKYDETYFTEGDDAKAGASGYGSESYAEGGAAADQAAQGFFGDSNTNDSPEIVTSKCGTMQLRYRQHLFNKHVTRGPKVYWRCSQHQVYKCKARIKTSEQEFSICNDQHNHEIIDGPRSYGALKRLKQNLANSKVGRK
- the LOC131430224 gene encoding modifier of mdg4-like isoform X5; protein product: MADDEQFSLCWNNFNTNLSAGFHESLIRGDLVDVTLAAEGQLVKAHRLILSVCSPYFRKMFTQMPANQHAFIFLKDVSHSALKDLIQFMYCGEVNVKQDALPAFISTAEALQIKGLTETGESAPTQPSPAKETSHIPSSGMTSIPSTASSPRVKTLQRSRIHSYKLDSDDGSDHEKVVQITATSTPAPASSSSSGPSATIVATQIAAPQQVQILQAQPTQKRTLQQRTSTIPQTTQVMKRAKLSDPLDAAESAQVQGVQIVQQIPQAQQRVVSSEPEYVEMPIETINPKAEPDYGDDPSEVEAIDAENEQEQALAEQEAAEHDQEADDSAHYVEDETYGDMSKYDETYFTEGDDAKAGASGYGSESYAEGGAAADQAAQEFLETELTLVTPPQQRKLVKCLTPFKRSSGTGPHPKLFVEGFTFPLATANEVERLERTVQSNPAVRRQYINYLTERKPRHMDIVECFAKFFTDNSMTPYAWNGCKNPRFPRRTMKTMDIFTDCMLEGWRRHGITSIDSLSESMTKVISKISGRRRSNNYNQRKRVQLFSEKQHEEK
- the LOC131430224 gene encoding modifier of mdg4-like isoform X25; protein product: MADDEQFSLCWNNFNTNLSAGFHESLIRGDLVDVTLAAEGQLVKAHRLILSVCSPYFRKMFTQMPANQHAFIFLKDVSHSALKDLIQFMYCGEVNVKQDALPAFISTAEALQIKGLTETGESAPTQPSPAKETSHIPSSGMTSIPSTASSPRVKTLQRSRIHSYKLDSDDGSDHEKVVQITATSTPAPASSSSSGPSATIVATQIAAPQQVQILQAQPTQKRTLQQRTSTIPQTTQVMKRAKLSDPLDAAESAQVQGVQIVQQIPQAQQRVVSSEPEYVEMPIETINPKAEPDYGDDPSEVEAIDAENEQEQALAEQEAAEHDQEADDSAHYVEDETYGDMSKYDETYFTEGDDAKAGASGYGSESYAEGGAAADQAAQEITTVIEVISPKRNYKRAEPKAAIFPYCYNRRGNLVYEKYAYSKTATVGADNVVYWRCTGYRKHKCKATLKTRRKELFEICSKHNHEPNALRDVIAAALPVWDVGV
- the LOC131430224 gene encoding modifier of mdg4-like isoform X2 yields the protein MADDEQFSLCWNNFNTNLSAGFHESLIRGDLVDVTLAAEGQLVKAHRLILSVCSPYFRKMFTQMPANQHAFIFLKDVSHSALKDLIQFMYCGEVNVKQDALPAFISTAEALQIKGLTETGESAPTQPSPAKETSHIPSSGMTSIPSTASSPRVKTLQRSRIHSYKLDSDDGSDHEKVVQITATSTPAPASSSSSGPSATIVATQIAAPQQVQILQAQPTQKRTLQQRTSTIPQTTQVMKRAKLSDPLDAAESAQVQGVQIVQQIPQAQQRVVSSEPEYVEMPIETINPKAEPDYGDDPSEVEAIDAENEQEQALAEQEAAEHDQEADDSAHYVEDETYGDMSKYDETYFTEGDDAKAGASGYGSESYAEGGAAADQAAQDTRIQRIKMIDVQLELEHLSQRFVEQPLSVDEEDLTKIRVLRKELKLLDDEFRTLSKATSSEAAPLVSGFQFPIANEDDLERLETAVKMDPSIRSQYIYYLSVVKPLRLTIVQTFGKFFTDQAMTNYNWHGLERAEYPRTPKKAMQKYEIFPVCMLEAWESHGIDHDQLVEQLKKTVYHICRRRYTKKQALKKRYRTTEFQE
- the LOC131430224 gene encoding modifier of mdg4-like isoform X29, translating into MADDEQFSLCWNNFNTNLSAGFHESLIRGDLVDVTLAAEGQLVKAHRLILSVCSPYFRKMFTQMPANQHAFIFLKDVSHSALKDLIQFMYCGEVNVKQDALPAFISTAEALQIKGLTETGESAPTQPSPAKETSHIPSSGMTSIPSTASSPRVKTLQRSRIHSYKLDSDDGSDHEKVVQITATSTPAPASSSSSGPSATIVATQIAAPQQVQILQAQPTQKRTLQQRTSTIPQTTQVMKRAKLSDPLDAAESAQVQGVQIVQQIPQAQQRVVSSEPEYVEMPIETINPKAEPDYGDDPSEVEAIDAENEQEQALAEQEAAEHDQEADDSAHYVEDETYGDMSKYDETYFTEGDDAKAGASGYGSESYAEGGAAADQAAQDIDPAKDISYFLTARGTTQLMVKGYAFTKQNVRRHMIFWACCQAKPLKCTARLTTYRGENRGKIVVRGEHNHEIIKERRKAGMRRKLLEQREKEKLSKKCSKI
- the LOC131430224 gene encoding modifier of mdg4-like isoform X3, yielding MADDEQFSLCWNNFNTNLSAGFHESLIRGDLVDVTLAAEGQLVKAHRLILSVCSPYFRKMFTQMPANQHAFIFLKDVSHSALKDLIQFMYCGEVNVKQDALPAFISTAEALQIKGLTETGESAPTQPSPAKETSHIPSSGMTSIPSTASSPRVKTLQRSRIHSYKLDSDDGSDHEKVVQITATSTPAPASSSSSGPSATIVATQIAAPQQVQILQAQPTQKRTLQQRTSTIPQTTQVMKRAKLSDPLDAAESAQVQGVQIVQQIPQAQQRVVSSEPEYVEMPIETINPKAEPDYGDDPSEVEAIDAENEQEQALAEQEAAEHDQEADDSAHYVEDETYGDMSKYDETYFTEGDDAKAGASGYGSESYAEGGAAADQAAQVNKILKLQKRIYYLKKVSGEFQLHEGNPVGPQIEYLQRDLKALTGILPVKMEHGVLGIPDKSLTVEGFRFPLNDKAEIERLEETVKTNANIHQQYVEFLSRRKPKSMSLVQFLPMVFSDEALTAYNYHGSYASGKSKLPMKGYSIFSTCFIEAFEAEGIDQHELGNQLVTAIKQSRNRMRQRTFRAKKSIMRVSEKLLT